In the Bacteroidia bacterium genome, one interval contains:
- the pckA gene encoding phosphoenolpyruvate carboxykinase (ATP) — translation MAKYLEFETPAQKQAAEFKSEYGLKNHGLVHLDRVFWNLPEAALYEEAIFRGEGKLVTGGAFLVHTGKWTARAANDKYFVSENSTDEHIDWGKNNRPICQEKFNGILHRMQAFLQGEELFVQDVYAGADPNYRLGIRVITDKAWQSLFVRNVLITEPDPNKLKTFIPDFTIIVSPSFKLDPRIDGTQTETGIIIDFSKKVAIIANSCYAGEIKKSVFTIMNYLLPLQDVMAMHCSANVGNAGDVALFFGLSGTGKTTLSADPNRQLIGDDEHGWSDNSVFNFEGGCYAKAIRLSQEQEPEIHACTHRFGTILENVVFDKASRIIDLDDEIITENTRMSYPLHFIPNAVKEKMVYKQPKNIIFLTCDAQGVMPPIARLNPEQAIYHFISGYTSKIAGTELGLGIEPEITFSACFGAPFMVHHPYFYANLLRQKMEKNNATVWLVNTGWVGGKFGIGKRISIRHTRNMLNAALDGKLDNIEFRTDKVFGFEVPLSCPGVPDDVFEPSNAWGNKDEYWRKFEDLASRYIENFKMYQEDVPQEIINAGPKRLN, via the coding sequence GTGGCTAAATATTTAGAATTTGAAACTCCTGCACAAAAACAAGCAGCAGAATTTAAAAGCGAATACGGACTAAAAAATCACGGTTTAGTTCATCTTGACAGAGTTTTCTGGAATTTACCTGAAGCAGCTTTATATGAAGAAGCTATTTTTCGTGGTGAGGGTAAATTAGTTACAGGCGGAGCTTTTCTTGTTCACACAGGAAAATGGACTGCCAGAGCAGCTAATGACAAATACTTTGTAAGCGAAAATTCAACCGATGAGCATATTGACTGGGGTAAAAACAACCGTCCGATTTGTCAGGAAAAATTTAATGGAATACTTCATAGAATGCAAGCTTTTCTTCAGGGTGAAGAGCTTTTTGTTCAGGATGTATATGCTGGAGCTGATCCTAATTACAGACTTGGGATTAGAGTAATTACAGATAAAGCTTGGCAAAGTCTTTTTGTCAGAAATGTTTTAATTACTGAGCCAGATCCTAACAAATTAAAAACATTTATTCCTGATTTTACTATTATTGTTTCACCATCCTTTAAACTTGATCCAAGAATTGATGGAACTCAAACAGAAACCGGAATAATTATCGATTTTTCTAAAAAAGTTGCAATTATTGCTAACTCGTGTTATGCAGGCGAAATAAAGAAAAGTGTTTTCACAATAATGAATTATTTATTGCCTTTGCAGGATGTAATGGCAATGCATTGCTCTGCAAACGTTGGGAATGCTGGTGATGTTGCATTATTTTTTGGTTTGAGCGGAACCGGAAAAACTACTTTATCTGCAGATCCAAATCGTCAATTAATTGGTGATGACGAGCATGGATGGAGTGATAATTCAGTTTTTAATTTTGAAGGCGGTTGTTATGCAAAAGCAATTCGCTTATCACAAGAACAAGAACCAGAAATTCACGCATGTACACATCGCTTTGGTACCATACTAGAAAATGTAGTTTTCGATAAAGCATCACGTATTATTGACTTAGATGATGAAATCATTACTGAAAATACACGTATGTCCTACCCTCTTCACTTTATTCCAAATGCAGTAAAGGAGAAAATGGTTTATAAACAGCCTAAAAATATTATATTTTTAACATGTGATGCTCAAGGCGTTATGCCTCCTATCGCTAGATTAAACCCTGAACAGGCTATATACCATTTTATTAGTGGCTACACTTCTAAAATTGCAGGAACTGAACTTGGTTTGGGAATTGAACCTGAAATAACATTCTCTGCTTGTTTTGGTGCACCATTTATGGTACATCACCCATATTTTTACGCTAACTTACTTAGACAAAAAATGGAAAAAAACAATGCAACAGTTTGGTTAGTTAATACCGGATGGGTTGGTGGAAAATTTGGAATTGGTAAACGTATTAGCATACGCCATACAAGAAATATGTTAAATGCAGCTCTTGATGGAAAGCTTGACAATATTGAATTCCGCACTGATAAAGTATTTGGATTTGAAGTTCCTTTATCATGTCCAGGTGTTCCTGATGATGTTTTCGAACCATCAAATGCTTGGGGTAATAAAGATGAATACTGGAGAAAATTTGAAGATTTAGCATCTCGATATATTGAGAATTTTAAAATGTATCAGGAAGACGTACCACAAGAAATTATTAATGCTGGACCAAAGCGTCTGAATTAA
- a CDS encoding tetratricopeptide repeat protein: MKIILAIILSITALLKTELVLSNNSPTQIDSLISVLNNSKADTTKARLMNIIAAKLIFSDSQKAIEYANKALNLSIKNHNIVEQGAAYNSIGTFFYLKKELDSALYYYHKARKLFDLSNEKNRSTKSLMNIAVVYSEKSDYNKAIKYNQEALKIKISLKDSIGIATIYNNLGNCYNLMGDVNNAMTNFLKSINIYEKLDDKNGLSTAYYNLSSVNYYKESYDIALKYCDQSLKIREEINNPYGIAYSLLLKGAIYERTKDYQKAIECFNKSLKIERELSDKQGIASVLTNLSRVYQSQNKYDLAKKMSIEALSICRETGIVRLESSILSDLAALESNSGNPKAALTYYNQSLTLARNNGNKAEARDALSGLSDVYSQLKDYKNAYEYHRMFLFLKDSLFNEEKNKQLAEMDAKYQSEKKEKEIQLLNKNKELQKVEIEKKQAQVNKQRLIIFGFIGVFVIIIVFSFIILRLYNQKKKANFILANKNEEILQKNEEITAQRDEIEAQRDEISNQHSIVTIQKEKIEEIHKEITDSIQYARRIQRATLPKTETLKSHFTDSFLLFKPRDIVSGDFYWIAEVENHLIVTVADCTGHGVPGAFMSMLGMSILKEVVIKEYITHPSLILKRLRKEIINALQQKGEFGEQKDGMDMALISIDLSTNILQFAGANNPLYIVTNNELIELKGDKMPIAIHEHMEAYTTQEFSLKKGECLYLLSDGFEDQFGGPNNKKFKSKPLKELLCSISELPLEDQKNELEQELIKWMGTNEQIDDITILGIKI, translated from the coding sequence ATGAAGATTATACTCGCAATAATACTCTCAATTACAGCACTTCTAAAAACAGAACTTGTTCTTTCAAATAACAGTCCTACACAAATTGACAGTTTAATTTCTGTTTTGAATAACTCTAAAGCTGATACAACTAAGGCAAGGTTAATGAATATTATTGCTGCAAAACTTATATTCTCAGATTCGCAAAAAGCAATTGAATACGCAAATAAAGCTCTTAATCTTAGTATAAAAAATCACAATATTGTTGAGCAAGGTGCTGCATATAATTCCATCGGAACATTTTTCTATTTAAAAAAAGAACTTGACTCTGCTTTATATTACTATCATAAAGCCAGAAAATTATTTGATTTATCTAATGAAAAGAACAGATCTACAAAATCACTAATGAATATTGCTGTAGTTTATTCAGAAAAGAGTGATTATAATAAAGCCATTAAATACAATCAGGAAGCATTAAAAATAAAAATATCACTAAAAGATTCTATTGGAATAGCAACAATATACAATAATCTTGGAAATTGTTATAACTTAATGGGCGATGTTAATAATGCTATGACTAACTTTTTAAAAAGTATTAATATATATGAAAAACTTGACGATAAAAATGGCTTATCTACTGCATATTACAATTTAAGTTCAGTAAATTATTATAAAGAAAGTTATGATATAGCATTAAAATATTGTGATCAATCTTTAAAAATAAGAGAAGAAATAAATAACCCATACGGTATTGCATATTCTCTTTTACTTAAAGGTGCTATTTATGAACGTACAAAGGATTATCAGAAAGCAATAGAATGTTTTAACAAATCTTTAAAAATTGAAAGAGAATTAAGCGACAAACAAGGAATTGCAAGTGTCTTAACAAATTTATCAAGGGTTTATCAATCACAAAACAAATATGATCTTGCAAAAAAAATGAGCATTGAAGCATTAAGCATATGTCGTGAAACCGGAATAGTAAGATTAGAATCTTCAATATTAAGTGATTTAGCTGCATTAGAGAGCAACTCCGGCAATCCAAAGGCAGCCTTAACATACTACAATCAATCATTAACACTTGCAAGAAACAATGGAAATAAGGCTGAAGCAAGAGATGCATTAAGCGGATTATCTGATGTATACTCTCAATTAAAAGATTATAAAAATGCTTACGAATATCATAGAATGTTTTTATTTTTAAAAGACTCATTATTTAACGAAGAAAAAAATAAGCAATTGGCAGAAATGGATGCCAAATATCAAAGCGAAAAAAAAGAAAAAGAAATACAGCTTTTAAATAAAAATAAAGAACTACAAAAAGTTGAAATTGAGAAAAAACAGGCACAAGTAAATAAGCAACGTCTAATAATTTTTGGTTTTATTGGGGTATTTGTTATTATTATTGTTTTTTCGTTTATAATACTACGTTTATATAATCAAAAGAAAAAAGCAAATTTTATTCTGGCAAATAAAAATGAAGAAATACTTCAGAAAAATGAAGAAATAACTGCGCAACGTGATGAAATTGAAGCGCAACGTGATGAAATATCAAATCAACATTCTATTGTAACAATACAAAAGGAAAAAATAGAAGAAATACACAAAGAAATTACAGACAGCATCCAATATGCTAGACGCATACAAAGAGCTACCTTACCTAAAACTGAAACTCTTAAATCTCATTTTACAGATTCATTTTTATTATTTAAACCAAGAGACATTGTTAGTGGTGACTTTTATTGGATTGCAGAAGTTGAAAATCATCTTATTGTTACAGTTGCTGATTGTACTGGTCACGGTGTGCCAGGAGCTTTTATGAGCATGCTTGGAATGTCAATACTTAAAGAGGTAGTAATTAAAGAATATATAACTCACCCTTCGTTAATTTTAAAAAGATTAAGAAAAGAAATTATTAATGCCCTTCAGCAAAAAGGGGAATTTGGAGAGCAGAAGGATGGAATGGATATGGCACTTATTAGCATTGACCTTTCTACTAACATACTACAATTTGCAGGAGCAAATAATCCATTATACATTGTTACAAACAATGAATTAATAGAATTAAAAGGCGATAAGATGCCTATTGCAATTCATGAACACATGGAAGCATATACAACACAAGAATTTTCTTTAAAAAAGGGAGAATGCTTATATTTGCTTAGCGATGGTTTTGAAGATCAGTTTGGCGGTCCAAACAATAAAAAATTCAAATCTAAGCCTTTAAAAGAATTATTATGCTCGATATCTGAATTACCTCTTGAAGATCAAAAAAATGAACTTGAACAAGAGTTAATTAAATGGATGGGAACTAATGAACAAATAGATGATATAACTATATTAGGAATTAAAATATAG
- a CDS encoding tetratricopeptide repeat protein, which produces MQKLKHLLLLFFLIALSTTIKADVIDSLTNLLNISKADTIKIRLLNTLSEKYYNINIDSSISFANKALIKAKNVNFKKGMADAYSNISDALYYKGEYKTAIKNIQEAINLYETENIVNGLIDSYISLGQTWKELGDLPKSMDNYLLALKAAEKVKEDNRIGRTMIAIGVLLLDQGKYDEALKYSKDALPHLKKANVKSSIANAYARIGNVFGNKQNPKYNNDSTLFYYKISLELFTEANIPRGIGVIYNNIASIYIDQGETDKAIECYKKAFEIRNKLGDQNGMAIILNNMGSVYKGLKQYNLALKYLNQSLKISIKISKPEQTIDNYNNIASCYEALGDYKNAYYYKNLYISYKDSLFNDNNSRLITEMQTKYETEKKEKEIELLNKNKIVSDQKDKEQQEKLLLQKYIIYGSIIVIIIVLSLSFFLLRLFFQKRSANKLLKEQNIEITQQKEEIITQRDEIEAQRDLVTKQKDHIEEIHEEVTSSIRYAQRIQDAVLPSNDQLNDILTDYFIIYKPCDIVSGDFYWVTKLKNWILFCVADCTGHGVPGGFMSMLGISFLNEIVRKEEVTNASEILDHLRDYMILSLKQKGHIEEQKDGLDIGLCAINSDNLLLQYAGAYNSCYIVRKQHSEVTLHEIKGDKMPIAIHQHMESFTLNEYQLLKDDNIYIFSDGFADQFGGPKRKKYLANNLRNTLKNINNFKLSEQKNKLEEIFSDWKGNYNQVDDVTVLGIKI; this is translated from the coding sequence ATGCAAAAATTAAAGCATTTATTACTTTTATTTTTTTTAATAGCCTTATCAACTACTATTAAAGCAGATGTTATTGACAGCTTAACTAATCTGCTAAATATTTCAAAAGCAGACACTATTAAGATTCGCTTATTAAACACTCTTTCAGAGAAATACTATAATATAAATATTGATTCATCCATTTCATTTGCTAACAAAGCACTTATAAAAGCAAAAAATGTGAACTTCAAAAAAGGAATGGCTGATGCATATTCAAATATTAGTGATGCATTATATTATAAAGGTGAATATAAAACTGCTATAAAAAATATTCAGGAAGCAATAAATTTATATGAGACAGAAAACATTGTAAACGGGCTGATTGATTCTTACATAAGCCTTGGTCAAACATGGAAAGAACTGGGTGACTTACCCAAATCAATGGATAATTATTTACTGGCATTAAAAGCTGCTGAAAAAGTAAAAGAAGATAACAGAATAGGGCGAACAATGATTGCAATTGGAGTTCTACTTTTAGATCAAGGAAAATATGATGAAGCTTTAAAATACTCGAAGGATGCTTTACCACATTTAAAAAAAGCTAATGTAAAATCAAGCATTGCTAATGCTTATGCACGTATTGGGAATGTTTTTGGAAATAAACAAAATCCAAAATACAATAATGATTCTACACTCTTTTACTATAAAATTTCTTTAGAACTTTTTACAGAAGCAAACATTCCCAGAGGTATCGGTGTAATTTATAATAACATTGCCAGCATTTACATTGATCAGGGTGAAACAGATAAAGCAATAGAATGTTATAAAAAGGCTTTTGAAATAAGAAATAAGCTTGGAGATCAGAATGGGATGGCTATTATATTAAATAACATGGGATCAGTTTATAAAGGCTTAAAACAATATAATCTCGCTTTAAAATATTTAAATCAAAGTCTGAAAATATCAATTAAGATTTCAAAACCAGAACAAACAATTGATAATTACAATAACATTGCATCTTGTTACGAAGCTTTAGGGGATTATAAAAATGCATATTACTATAAAAATTTATATATTTCATATAAAGACAGTTTGTTTAATGACAATAACAGTCGGCTAATTACAGAGATGCAAACTAAATACGAAACTGAGAAAAAAGAAAAGGAAATAGAATTATTAAATAAGAATAAAATTGTAAGCGATCAGAAAGATAAAGAACAGCAAGAAAAGCTATTATTACAAAAATATATCATCTATGGTTCTATAATAGTAATTATTATAGTCTTATCACTTTCATTCTTTTTATTAAGATTATTTTTCCAGAAAAGATCAGCAAACAAATTGCTTAAGGAGCAAAACATTGAAATCACACAACAAAAAGAAGAAATAATAACCCAACGTGACGAAATAGAGGCGCAAAGAGATTTGGTAACAAAGCAAAAAGATCATATTGAAGAAATTCATGAAGAAGTAACCTCAAGTATCAGATATGCACAACGAATACAAGATGCAGTACTACCTTCTAACGATCAACTTAATGATATTTTAACCGATTACTTTATAATATATAAACCATGTGATATAGTATCTGGTGATTTTTACTGGGTAACAAAATTAAAAAATTGGATATTATTTTGTGTTGCCGACTGCACCGGTCACGGAGTACCAGGCGGATTTATGAGTATGCTTGGCATATCTTTCCTAAATGAAATTGTTAGAAAAGAAGAAGTCACTAATGCTTCAGAAATTCTTGATCACCTTAGAGATTATATGATTTTATCTCTAAAGCAGAAAGGTCATATTGAGGAACAAAAAGACGGTTTAGATATAGGGCTTTGCGCAATTAATAGCGATAATTTGTTATTACAATATGCAGGAGCATATAATTCATGTTACATTGTTAGAAAACAACATTCCGAAGTTACACTTCACGAAATTAAAGGAGATAAAATGCCTATTGCTATACATCAACATATGGAATCGTTTACATTAAATGAATATCAGTTACTAAAAGATGATAATATTTACATATTTAGCGATGGTTTCGCAGATCAATTTGGAGGACCAAAAAGAAAAAAATATCTAGCTAACAATCTTCGTAATACATTAAAAAATATAAACAATTTTAAACTCTCTGAACAAAAAAATAAATTAGAAGAAATATTTTCAGACTGGAAAGGCAATTACAATCAGGTTGATGATGTAACAGTTCTGGGAATTAAAATTTAA
- a CDS encoding translation initiation factor — protein sequence MKKKTNSGIVYSTNPSFNFIKEENEIINTLAPQQQSLIIFLDKKSRAGKAVTLVKGFIGKEIDLQELGKFIKTKCGVGGSVKENEILIQGDFRQKIKLLLEEKGYKVKISGI from the coding sequence ATGAAAAAGAAGACTAACTCAGGAATTGTATATAGTACTAATCCAAGTTTTAACTTTATTAAAGAAGAAAATGAGATTATTAATACTCTTGCTCCTCAACAACAAAGCCTTATTATTTTTTTAGACAAGAAATCCAGAGCAGGAAAAGCAGTTACACTGGTTAAAGGATTTATTGGTAAAGAAATTGACTTGCAAGAATTAGGAAAGTTTATTAAAACTAAATGTGGAGTTGGTGGAAGTGTAAAAGAAAATGAAATTTTAATCCAAGGCGACTTTCGTCAAAAAATAAAGTTACTTCTAGAAGAAAAGGGATATAAAGTTAAAATATCCGGAATATAG